The genomic window CTGGCCCGCCCGGACGTGGCCTTCACGCTGGAAGTGGACGGCCGCGAGCAGCTGCGCTGGGCGCGCGCCGCGTCGCTGCGGGAGCGCGCGCTGGCCGTGTTCGGCGTGAGCCTGGACGACGGCTTCGTGCCCCTCTCGGGCGGCACCCCGCCGCTGCGCCTGCAGGGCTTCCTGGGCCGCCCCGAGCGCCACCGCTCCACCCGCGAGGACCAGTACTTCTTCGTCAACGGGCGCTGGGTGCAGAACGGCTTCCTAGCCCAGGCCCTGCGCCAGGGCTACCGCTCGCTGCTGCCTCCAGACCGGCACCCTGCGGCGGTGGTGCTGATGGAGTTGCCCGCCGACCAGGTGGACGTAAACTTCCATCCCACCAAGCGCGAGGTGCGCTTCGCCCAGGAGAGCTGGATCTGGAACGAGCTGCGTCGCGGGGTGGAGCAGTCGCTGGCGGTGCTGGGGCGCGCCGACGCCGGGGGAGGGCCATGGATCTCCGGCGCCGAGGGCGGGCCGGCCTGGCCCGAGGGGAGCCGATCCGTCCCGCCGGGGCCCGACGCCTGGGCCAGCTTGCTGCGCACGGCGCCGCTGCCGCTGCTGGGTCATGAAGTGCGCGACGCGGGCGAAGCCCGCGCCGCGGAAGCCGCGCTGGAGAAGGGCGGTCCGGACCCCGAGGCGGTCCCGGGGCCCGGCTTCGGGCTGTGGCAGCTCCATCGCACCTACATCCTGGCGCCCATCCGCAGCGGGCTGCTGGTGGTGGACCAGCACGCGGCCCACGAGCGGATCCTCTACGAGGACGCGCTGCGCCGTCTGCGCGGCCGGGCCGAGGCCGGGCAGACGCTGCTCTTCCCGCTGGTCCTGGAGCTGGACGCCTCCGAACTGGATACGCTGCTCGACCTCACACCCCACCTGGAACGGCTGGGTTTCAGCTTCGACCTGTTGAGCGGGCGCAGCCTGAACGTGCGCGCCATCCCCGCGGGCGTGTCCCGCTGGCAGGACGGCGAAACCCTGCGCCGGCTGCTGCGCGAGGGGCGGGCTTTCGCGCACGATCCGGCGGGCGCGGAGGGGGTGGCCGAGAAGCTGGCCCGCTCCTTCGCCTGCCACAGTGCGGTGAAGGCGGGCGATCCGCTTACCGCCCTGGAGATGCAGGGGCTCATTGAC from Candidatus Eisenbacteria bacterium includes these protein-coding regions:
- the mutL gene encoding DNA mismatch repair endonuclease MutL, whose protein sequence is MPAPSTRAGRIRVLPPQVVAQIAAGEVIERPVSVLKELLENALDSGASRCDIRLGADPSSLMEVTDDGSGMGADEVPLALTRHATSKMPESGTLEEVTTLGFRGEALPSIATVARVTLETRPGAEQSGTRARAHGEELRLEECARAAGTTVRVEDLFESLPGRRKFLRSARSEVRAAVRLVSAYALARPDVAFTLEVDGREQLRWARAASLRERALAVFGVSLDDGFVPLSGGTPPLRLQGFLGRPERHRSTREDQYFFVNGRWVQNGFLAQALRQGYRSLLPPDRHPAAVVLMELPADQVDVNFHPTKREVRFAQESWIWNELRRGVEQSLAVLGRADAGGGPWISGAEGGPAWPEGSRSVPPGPDAWASLLRTAPLPLLGHEVRDAGEARAAEAALEKGGPDPEAVPGPGFGLWQLHRTYILAPIRSGLLVVDQHAAHERILYEDALRRLRGRAEAGQTLLFPLVLELDASELDTLLDLTPHLERLGFSFDLLSGRSLNVRAIPAGVSRWQDGETLRRLLREGRAFAHDPAGAEGVAEKLARSFACHSAVKAGDPLTALEMQGLIDGLFATSMPHGDVHGRPTLVRLGLEDFERLFGRRRGQPLL